A stretch of the Kroppenstedtia eburnea genome encodes the following:
- a CDS encoding glycosyltransferase family 2 protein produces the protein MRDTPLVSAIIPAFDEEERIERTLRALQQVREVDEIIVVDDGSRDQTAQKAEPLADRVIRLPQNGGKGAALSKGFDVAAGTVFLFVDADLAGHARLCGALVGPVLKGEADMTIASFPAARRKGGFGLVKKLARYGVRRLTGTHVEAALSGQRAVTRELMESLGAVSDGFGIEVGMTVGALRNGFTLKEIPLPLSHRETGRDWRGFIHRGKQFAAILGTLIRLWRQPA, from the coding sequence ATGAGAGACACTCCTCTTGTCAGTGCCATCATTCCCGCCTTTGACGAGGAAGAGCGAATCGAAAGGACACTGAGGGCCCTGCAACAGGTGAGGGAAGTGGATGAGATCATCGTCGTGGACGACGGAAGCCGGGATCAGACGGCCCAAAAAGCGGAGCCTCTTGCGGACCGGGTGATCCGCCTTCCGCAAAACGGGGGCAAAGGGGCCGCCCTCTCCAAGGGTTTCGATGTGGCTGCGGGAACTGTTTTTTTGTTTGTGGACGCAGACCTGGCGGGACATGCCCGACTGTGTGGTGCCTTGGTGGGACCCGTTTTGAAGGGGGAAGCGGATATGACCATCGCCTCCTTTCCCGCCGCCCGGAGAAAAGGGGGATTTGGATTGGTCAAAAAACTGGCCCGCTATGGGGTCCGTCGATTGACGGGTACCCACGTGGAGGCTGCATTGTCGGGGCAGCGGGCGGTCACCAGGGAACTGATGGAGAGTCTGGGAGCTGTTTCTGACGGTTTTGGAATAGAAGTGGGTATGACGGTCGGGGCTCTCCGGAATGGATTTACCCTTAAGGAGATCCCGCTGCCCCTCAGTCACCGGGAGACAGGTCGGGATTGGCGGGGGTTTATTCATCGGGGTAAACAGTTTGCGGCGATCCTGGGGACATTGATCCGGCTCTGGAGGCAGCCTGCATGA
- a CDS encoding DUF2627 family protein, translating to MLYQRLLALALLCIPGAAGIYGWTLMKDVIFETLAGKDFAWLPFLGGLLLFVLGLFFTAGFLFYRDAKRNYVQPMLLPKKKKKLTPKNGVEK from the coding sequence ATGCTTTATCAACGATTATTGGCATTAGCCCTGCTGTGTATCCCCGGAGCGGCGGGAATTTACGGCTGGACCCTGATGAAGGACGTGATTTTCGAGACCCTCGCCGGAAAGGATTTCGCCTGGCTTCCTTTTCTGGGAGGGCTGTTGCTCTTTGTTCTCGGATTGTTCTTCACCGCCGGTTTTCTCTTCTACCGGGATGCCAAAAGAAACTATGTGCAACCCATGCTCCTCCCCAAAAAAAAGAAAAAGCTTACTCCCAAAAACGGGGTGGAAAAATAG
- the recN gene encoding DNA repair protein RecN translates to MLREISIRDFAIIEQVHVTFDNGFHVLTGETGAGKSILFDALSLVTGGRGSTDFIRHHAKKAMVEALFELGESHPVRPVLSELGLEPEDPHLLIRREISSSGKSTCRINGQMVTLAMLKQVGTHLVEIHGQHEHQKLLQVEEHLRWLDAFGGAPLKKRLQAYQEIYREYRDVVNQLERIDADEKEVSRRIDMLTFQRDEIAAARLEAGEDEVLEQEHNRLAHAERLMQNAADSYEALYGENRGAESINRAVRDLEEIVPYDESLSGVLELIQSAYYQVEEAARQLGRYRDELEFDPARLAQVEERLRLVDDLKRKYGETVHEILAYGKRVEAELEKLEHRDERKAELEAKRDQLITRLTEQAEELSTLRRTAATELEGLVELQLSDLNMKGTRFSVAFHQTDASDFTPHGIDQVEFLISPNPGEPLRPLVKIASGGELSRIMLAMQSIFSKVEGAADTLIFDEVDTGVSGRAAQAIAEKIARLARNCQVLCVTHLPQVACMADVHFQIFKETLGESTRTRVKLLTEEGRTMELARMLGGVEVTDTTKNHALEMLRLAEQTKKAI, encoded by the coding sequence CGGGGTTCAACCGACTTCATCAGACATCATGCCAAAAAAGCCATGGTTGAAGCCCTGTTTGAACTCGGGGAAAGCCACCCGGTCCGGCCGGTGCTGTCCGAGTTGGGTTTGGAGCCGGAAGACCCTCATCTTCTGATTCGGCGGGAGATCTCAAGCTCGGGGAAGAGCACTTGTCGAATCAACGGGCAGATGGTCACTTTGGCGATGTTGAAACAAGTGGGAACCCACCTGGTGGAGATTCATGGGCAACATGAGCATCAGAAGTTGTTGCAGGTGGAAGAGCACTTGAGATGGTTGGATGCTTTCGGGGGCGCCCCGCTGAAAAAACGTTTACAGGCGTACCAGGAGATCTATCGGGAATACCGGGACGTGGTAAACCAGCTGGAGCGAATCGATGCCGATGAAAAAGAGGTCAGCCGCCGCATCGATATGTTAACCTTTCAAAGGGATGAGATCGCCGCCGCCCGTCTGGAAGCCGGTGAGGATGAAGTGCTTGAACAGGAGCACAACCGGCTGGCTCATGCGGAGCGTCTGATGCAGAATGCCGCCGACTCTTACGAAGCCTTATACGGGGAAAACCGGGGGGCGGAAAGTATCAACCGTGCGGTTCGGGATCTGGAGGAGATCGTCCCCTATGATGAATCCCTGAGCGGCGTGCTGGAATTGATCCAATCCGCCTATTACCAGGTGGAAGAAGCGGCCCGGCAGTTGGGAAGATACCGGGACGAACTGGAATTTGATCCCGCCCGCCTCGCCCAAGTGGAGGAACGGTTACGTTTGGTCGATGACCTGAAACGGAAATACGGGGAAACGGTACATGAGATTCTCGCATACGGGAAACGTGTGGAAGCTGAGCTGGAAAAGTTGGAACACCGGGACGAACGAAAGGCGGAACTGGAAGCAAAGCGAGATCAGTTGATCACCCGGTTGACTGAGCAAGCGGAAGAGTTGAGCACCTTGCGGCGGACTGCGGCCACGGAATTGGAAGGGTTGGTGGAGTTGCAGTTATCGGATCTCAATATGAAGGGCACCCGATTTTCCGTTGCCTTTCATCAAACAGATGCATCTGATTTTACTCCTCACGGAATCGATCAGGTGGAATTTCTGATCTCCCCCAACCCGGGTGAACCCCTTCGCCCCTTGGTGAAAATCGCCTCCGGGGGTGAGCTTTCCCGGATCATGCTGGCGATGCAGAGCATCTTCTCGAAAGTGGAAGGTGCGGCGGATACATTGATCTTTGATGAGGTGGATACAGGGGTCAGCGGGAGAGCCGCACAGGCGATCGCCGAAAAAATTGCGCGACTCGCCCGCAATTGCCAGGTATTGTGCGTGACTCATCTGCCCCAGGTGGCTTGCATGGCGGATGTCCATTTCCAGATTTTCAAAGAAACCCTCGGGGAATCCACCCGCACCCGGGTCAAACTGTTGACCGAAGAGGGGCGGACGATGGAACTGGCACGGATGCTCGGGGGCGTGGAAGTGACGGACACGACCAAAAATCATGCGTTGGAGATGCTCCGTCTGGCGGAACAAACCAAAAAAGCGATATGA
- the steA gene encoding putative cytokinetic ring protein SteA — MLFSHGLPVRKRVCHGSAAVDRQTKRLIHRVRPGQIAVINHRDLDEVAAEGLIKKKVGGVVNAAPSIGGTYPARGAGLLLEAGIPLLEDTGSEVLEKIEEGDGLCIHRDRLYHKQAGTWVEVARGRRLDRTRWQQKVEEATDHLDETLESFVANTLDYAHRERFLISRQLPIPSLITKMQGRDVVIVVRGGGYERDLRMLRPYLREANPVLVGVDGGADALLECGFRPDLILGDMDSVSDQALLAGSELVVHAYPDGRAPGLKRVERLGLAAHLIPCPGTSEDVAMLMADQEGARLIVAVGSHSHVIDFLEKGRRGMSSTLLTRIKVGPKLVDARGVHRLYSGSKKLPIREVAGLIVASAFPILALTTVNPRLFYMAKLMWLNVKILFSWV; from the coding sequence ATGCTGTTTTCTCATGGATTACCGGTCCGCAAACGGGTTTGTCATGGATCTGCAGCGGTGGACCGTCAGACCAAACGGTTGATACACCGGGTCCGTCCCGGTCAGATTGCTGTAATCAATCATCGGGATCTGGATGAAGTGGCTGCGGAGGGTCTGATTAAGAAGAAGGTGGGCGGGGTGGTGAATGCCGCCCCCTCCATCGGAGGAACCTATCCTGCCCGGGGAGCGGGTTTATTGCTTGAGGCCGGGATTCCTTTGCTCGAAGATACGGGGAGTGAAGTCCTGGAGAAGATCGAGGAGGGAGATGGACTCTGTATCCACCGGGACCGTCTGTACCATAAGCAGGCGGGAACTTGGGTGGAGGTGGCCCGGGGTCGTCGCCTGGATCGTACCCGTTGGCAACAGAAGGTGGAAGAGGCGACAGATCATCTGGATGAGACGCTGGAATCCTTTGTGGCCAACACCCTCGATTATGCCCACCGGGAACGTTTCCTCATCAGCCGACAGTTGCCCATTCCTTCCCTGATCACGAAGATGCAGGGAAGAGATGTGGTGATTGTGGTGAGAGGCGGAGGCTATGAACGGGACTTACGAATGTTGCGCCCTTATCTGCGAGAGGCGAATCCGGTGTTGGTGGGTGTGGATGGGGGTGCCGACGCTTTATTGGAATGCGGTTTTCGTCCGGATTTGATCCTGGGGGACATGGATTCGGTCTCGGATCAGGCCCTTCTAGCCGGCTCCGAGCTGGTGGTGCATGCCTATCCCGATGGACGGGCCCCGGGGTTGAAAAGGGTGGAGAGGCTGGGGTTGGCGGCTCATCTGATTCCCTGTCCCGGAACAAGCGAAGACGTGGCCATGTTGATGGCTGACCAGGAAGGGGCACGGCTCATCGTGGCCGTCGGTTCCCACTCCCATGTCATCGATTTTCTGGAGAAGGGGCGGAGAGGAATGTCCAGCACGTTGCTGACCCGAATCAAAGTGGGTCCCAAACTGGTGGATGCCAGAGGGGTTCATCGGCTGTACAGCGGGAGCAAAAAGCTTCCGATCAGAGAGGTTGCAGGGTTGATCGTTGCCTCCGCTTTCCCGATTTTGGCTTTGACGACAGTAAACCCGCGCTTGTTTTATATGGCCAAACTGATGTGGTTAAACGTCAAAATCTTATTTTCCTGGGTGTGA
- a CDS encoding M24 family metallopeptidase, whose amino-acid sequence MNHRLEKLAGWLKHEQMELAMIQDPANLFYLTGFECEPHERLIALFAFPGEEPFMILPKMEMDRLKDSGWTYGITAYEDTDNPWATISSLLDDRKLLPFQSAAVEPDHLSYARAQSLLRLSPEAKLISASPQLEAMRAVKDETEIRSAKKAARFADMAVETGIEALKPGCTELEVVARIEYEMKRQGIREMSFSTMVLFGEKSGDPHGIPGTRRLQEGDLVLFDLGVIVEGYASDITRTVAFGSISEEANRIYETVRKAQEAALAQCRPQTPMMEVDRAARRVIGEAGYGAHFPHRVGHGLGISTHEYPSLHGNNSDLLSEGMIITVEPGIYVPGIGGVRIEDDLVITAEGHQVLTRFPKELQIVE is encoded by the coding sequence GTGAATCACCGTCTGGAAAAACTGGCCGGTTGGCTGAAGCATGAGCAAATGGAGCTGGCGATGATCCAGGATCCCGCCAATCTGTTTTATCTCACCGGATTTGAATGCGAACCCCATGAACGGTTGATCGCCCTGTTCGCCTTTCCCGGGGAAGAGCCTTTCATGATTTTGCCGAAAATGGAGATGGATCGCCTGAAAGATTCCGGGTGGACCTATGGGATCACCGCCTACGAAGACACCGACAATCCGTGGGCTACCATCTCTTCCCTGCTGGATGACCGGAAGCTGCTCCCCTTCCAAAGCGCTGCCGTGGAACCGGATCACCTGTCTTATGCCCGGGCGCAATCCCTGCTCCGTTTGTCCCCGGAAGCCAAGTTGATCTCCGCCTCCCCTCAACTGGAAGCGATGCGGGCCGTCAAAGATGAGACCGAAATCCGATCCGCCAAAAAAGCGGCCCGCTTTGCCGATATGGCGGTGGAAACCGGGATTGAAGCATTGAAACCCGGTTGTACCGAATTGGAGGTGGTGGCCCGGATCGAATATGAGATGAAGCGACAAGGAATCCGGGAAATGTCCTTTTCCACCATGGTTCTGTTTGGGGAAAAATCAGGTGATCCCCACGGCATCCCGGGTACACGCAGATTGCAGGAAGGGGATTTGGTGCTGTTCGATCTGGGCGTGATCGTCGAGGGCTACGCCTCCGATATCACCCGAACCGTCGCCTTTGGCTCCATCAGCGAAGAAGCGAATCGCATTTATGAAACGGTCCGGAAAGCCCAGGAAGCGGCCCTTGCCCAATGCCGTCCGCAAACGCCGATGATGGAGGTGGACCGGGCGGCCCGCCGGGTGATTGGAGAAGCCGGTTATGGCGCCCATTTTCCCCACCGGGTCGGCCATGGACTGGGAATTTCCACCCATGAGTACCCTTCTCTTCACGGGAATAACAGTGACCTTTTGTCCGAAGGGATGATCATCACCGTGGAGCCCGGCATTTACGTCCCCGGGATCGGCGGTGTCCGGATCGAAGACGACCTGGTGATCACTGCAGAGGGTCATCAAGTGCTGACCCGATTTCCGAAGGAACTCCAAATCGTCGAGTAA
- the spoIVB gene encoding SpoIVB peptidase: MGHRKKYTKWAGVLLVLLLILGGVSTPFRQFMALPAEMRLFTGSPKQLHLTLPASATVSIADPDVLAVNGARQNPVRVNLNQPLTLMSKQLGQTQLTLHLFGKVPLKRMMVRVLPEIRVIPGGQSIGVKLASDGVLVVGHHLVGSSRPSPGEKADIRVGDYIVEMDGHPVNEVNQVAQMVEKAGDEKRSVKTVIRRGHQRKTVSLQPELDRKENAFRIGLYVRDSAAGVGTLTFFDPGKGVYGALGHVITDMDTRQPIQVGGGKVVHSNVTSIEKGQTGDPGEKRAIFFRENQVLGSITRNTQFGIFGKMDQNPTSGLYEQAIPVGLSEEVKEGPAEILTVVEGQKVERYNIEIVHRIHQKFPATKGMIIKVTDPRLLKKTGGIVQGMSGSPIIQQGKLVGAVTHVFVNDPTSGYGTYIEWMLKDAGVLEKTGLHDGARFFYKEFPATGNFKGEGRNDRFFVEAM; encoded by the coding sequence GTGGGGCACAGAAAAAAATATACGAAGTGGGCAGGCGTGCTTTTGGTTTTGTTGTTGATCCTGGGGGGAGTGAGTACACCTTTTCGCCAATTTATGGCTCTTCCCGCGGAAATGCGACTGTTTACAGGAAGTCCGAAGCAGCTTCACCTGACCCTTCCCGCATCGGCCACCGTTTCCATCGCCGATCCCGATGTGTTGGCAGTAAACGGCGCCCGGCAAAATCCGGTTCGTGTGAACCTGAATCAACCGTTGACGTTGATGTCCAAACAATTGGGGCAAACACAGCTCACTTTGCACCTGTTTGGCAAGGTCCCTTTAAAGCGGATGATGGTGCGTGTGTTGCCGGAGATCCGGGTGATTCCCGGAGGGCAATCGATCGGGGTGAAACTGGCCTCGGACGGGGTTTTGGTTGTCGGACATCACTTGGTGGGAAGCTCCCGTCCTTCCCCCGGGGAAAAGGCGGATATCCGGGTGGGGGATTACATTGTGGAAATGGATGGACACCCGGTGAATGAAGTGAATCAAGTGGCGCAGATGGTGGAAAAAGCAGGGGATGAAAAGCGGTCGGTCAAAACAGTCATCCGCCGGGGGCATCAACGAAAGACGGTGTCGTTGCAACCGGAACTGGATCGGAAAGAAAACGCATTCCGAATCGGCTTGTACGTGCGGGACTCGGCAGCCGGTGTGGGTACGTTAACATTTTTTGATCCCGGCAAAGGGGTTTACGGGGCTCTGGGACATGTGATCACCGATATGGATACCCGCCAACCGATTCAGGTGGGGGGCGGAAAAGTGGTCCACTCCAATGTCACGTCCATTGAGAAGGGACAGACGGGGGACCCGGGAGAAAAAAGGGCCATCTTTTTCCGTGAAAATCAGGTGTTGGGATCGATCACCCGCAATACGCAGTTCGGTATTTTTGGGAAAATGGACCAAAATCCGACCTCGGGATTGTATGAACAGGCGATTCCCGTGGGTTTGTCGGAGGAGGTCAAAGAAGGCCCCGCTGAAATCCTGACAGTGGTGGAAGGGCAAAAGGTGGAACGATACAACATTGAAATTGTCCATCGGATTCATCAAAAATTTCCTGCCACCAAAGGAATGATCATCAAGGTGACCGATCCCCGATTATTGAAAAAAACCGGTGGAATTGTGCAGGGGATGAGTGGGAGCCCGATTATTCAACAGGGGAAATTGGTGGGTGCGGTCACCCATGTATTCGTCAACGACCCCACATCGGGTTACGGTACCTATATCGAGTGGATGCTGAAGGATGCAGGCGTATTGGAAAAAACGGGTCTCCATGACGGAGCCCGTTTTTTTTATAAAGAATTCCCTGCAACAGGAAATTTCAAAGGGGAAGGAAGGAATGACCGGTTTTTTGTCGAAGCCATGTAG
- a CDS encoding sigma 54-interacting transcriptional regulator, whose product MKRFLIVGGGEGGTAFFRTLLQMERIRVTGVVDLRADAPAILEAKRHGIPTGREVYPFLEERPDVVLEVTGDPAVYRYLCENKGEGTLVVPGEVANLIMQLIAEKEQWFEAWRLRQRELDAIVNSTHDGMIAVNREGRVTLFNRAAERLIGQPADRVMGKKVGEVLPDTRLDQVLQTGKRSLNQSLELANGKKIVTNREPVTDREGKVIGVVSVFRDITEVTSLAQQVTDLKSMKSQLQAIIDSSDDAISVVDTEGLGILINPAYTRLTGLTPQEVIGKPADTDISEGESMHMKVIRTGKPVRGVPMKVGPHRKDVVVNAAPITVEGKLKGSVAIIQDMSEIKELYRELERFRRLIRTLEAKYTFDDIIGESQAMQQALKEARQGAHTRATVLLRGESGTGKELFAHAIHNASDRKYNQFVRVNCASIPESLLESELFGYEEGAFTGAKRGGKKGLFEEADGGTIFLDEIGELSPSTQAKLLRVLQEKEIVRVGGAKPVTVDVRVIAATNMDLEQAIREKRFREDLYYRLNLLPIHIPPLRQRVSDIGALSLHLVKNFNQEYGRNVVSIHREALRVLETYPWPGNVRELENVLGRAMIHMHYSEREICKEHLLPLPSAMDPPAFRESVSEGSETLQQVVSRAERAHILQVFEETGGNKTETARRLGISVRNLYYKLERYQISNRETGSKT is encoded by the coding sequence ATGAAAAGGTTTCTGATCGTGGGCGGGGGGGAAGGCGGCACCGCCTTTTTCCGGACACTGCTCCAGATGGAGCGGATCCGCGTGACCGGTGTGGTTGATCTCAGAGCGGATGCACCGGCGATTCTGGAAGCGAAACGGCATGGGATCCCGACGGGGCGGGAGGTGTATCCGTTTCTGGAGGAGCGTCCCGATGTGGTCCTGGAGGTGACAGGGGATCCCGCTGTCTACCGGTATCTGTGCGAGAACAAAGGAGAGGGAACCCTGGTGGTTCCCGGAGAAGTGGCCAACCTGATCATGCAGTTGATCGCGGAAAAAGAACAGTGGTTTGAAGCTTGGCGTCTGCGCCAGCGCGAGCTGGATGCCATTGTGAACTCAACCCATGACGGCATGATCGCAGTCAACCGGGAGGGGAGGGTCACTCTGTTCAACCGGGCCGCAGAACGACTGATCGGACAACCGGCAGACCGGGTGATGGGGAAAAAGGTGGGCGAGGTGCTTCCCGATACCCGCCTGGATCAGGTGTTGCAGACGGGAAAACGGTCGCTGAACCAATCGCTGGAACTGGCCAACGGCAAAAAAATCGTCACCAACCGGGAGCCGGTGACCGACCGGGAAGGTAAGGTGATCGGTGTGGTTTCGGTTTTCCGTGACATCACGGAAGTGACTTCCCTCGCCCAACAGGTGACAGACTTGAAAAGTATGAAAAGTCAACTGCAGGCGATCATCGACTCCTCCGATGATGCCATCTCCGTCGTGGATACAGAAGGGCTCGGCATCTTGATCAACCCGGCCTATACACGGCTGACGGGACTGACTCCCCAGGAGGTGATCGGAAAACCGGCGGATACAGATATCTCCGAGGGGGAGAGCATGCATATGAAAGTGATCCGGACGGGAAAACCGGTCCGGGGGGTGCCGATGAAAGTGGGGCCTCATCGGAAAGATGTGGTGGTCAATGCCGCCCCGATCACGGTGGAGGGCAAGTTGAAAGGGAGCGTTGCCATCATTCAGGACATGTCGGAAATCAAGGAATTGTACCGGGAACTGGAACGATTCCGCCGCTTGATCCGCACTTTGGAGGCAAAATACACTTTTGATGATATTATCGGTGAGAGCCAAGCGATGCAGCAGGCACTGAAAGAGGCCCGCCAAGGTGCCCACACCCGGGCAACTGTTTTGTTGCGGGGAGAGTCGGGAACGGGAAAAGAGCTGTTCGCCCATGCCATCCACAATGCCAGCGACCGGAAATACAACCAATTCGTCCGGGTCAACTGTGCTTCCATTCCGGAGTCCCTGTTGGAGAGCGAGCTGTTCGGCTATGAGGAGGGAGCCTTCACAGGAGCTAAAAGAGGGGGCAAAAAAGGTTTGTTTGAAGAGGCGGATGGCGGAACGATCTTTCTCGATGAAATCGGCGAGCTCTCTCCTTCCACCCAGGCCAAACTTCTCCGCGTCCTGCAGGAGAAAGAGATTGTCCGGGTGGGCGGAGCCAAGCCGGTCACCGTCGATGTCCGGGTGATCGCCGCCACCAATATGGATCTGGAACAAGCGATCAGAGAAAAGCGGTTCCGGGAAGATCTCTACTACCGGCTCAATCTGCTACCCATCCACATTCCACCGCTTCGGCAGCGGGTAAGTGACATCGGGGCCCTCTCCCTTCACTTGGTGAAGAACTTCAACCAGGAATACGGACGGAATGTGGTTTCGATCCACCGGGAGGCTCTTCGTGTGTTGGAAACCTACCCATGGCCCGGAAATGTCAGAGAGCTGGAAAATGTGTTGGGGCGGGCGATGATCCATATGCATTACAGTGAGCGGGAGATCTGCAAGGAACACCTGCTTCCCCTTCCTTCCGCTATGGACCCTCCGGCATTCCGGGAGAGTGTTTCAGAGGGGAGTGAGACATTGCAACAAGTGGTTTCCCGGGCGGAGCGGGCCCATATTCTTCAGGTTTTTGAGGAGACCGGGGGCAATAAAACGGAGACAGCCCGGCGGCTCGGGATCTCAGTGAGAAATCTGTACTACAAGTTGGAGCGGTATCAGATTTCAAACAGAGAGACGGGGTCGAAGACATAA
- a CDS encoding copper transporter has translation MISSRTLLHTLIAVFLSLGVGILLGGTGGHSWLEQREGVLLDNLEQRMDQLSQEQDRLRKDLQGREENLERLRGQNRILLREAVKGRLKDRLVLVFGGSDREARRLGEAIRAAGGAIARPSAFPSLPDRFDAIVLLPDSAENPQMIRDVRMSYSGPVLIQRRGEETSRPVFGMDEDRSFSLPGPYTGESLQTFEWIQLIQDATNRGKEASS, from the coding sequence ATGATTTCGAGCCGTACCCTCCTCCATACTCTGATCGCGGTTTTTCTCTCCCTCGGAGTGGGGATCCTTCTCGGAGGAACCGGCGGCCACTCCTGGTTGGAACAACGGGAGGGGGTCCTGCTGGACAATCTGGAACAGAGGATGGATCAACTTTCACAGGAGCAGGACCGTCTCCGGAAAGATCTGCAGGGGCGGGAGGAAAACCTGGAACGTCTCCGCGGACAAAATCGGATTCTGCTGCGGGAGGCTGTCAAAGGTCGGTTAAAGGATCGCCTGGTTCTCGTGTTCGGAGGATCGGACCGGGAAGCGCGCCGGTTGGGAGAGGCCATCCGGGCGGCGGGAGGGGCGATCGCCCGTCCATCGGCGTTTCCAAGTTTACCGGATCGCTTTGACGCCATCGTTCTGTTGCCGGATTCCGCCGAAAATCCCCAAATGATCCGGGATGTTCGGATGAGTTACTCCGGACCGGTGCTGATCCAGCGCCGGGGGGAGGAAACTTCCCGCCCGGTGTTCGGGATGGATGAGGACCGATCCTTCTCCCTTCCCGGTCCCTATACGGGGGAGTCCCTGCAAACCTTTGAATGGATCCAATTGATTCAGGATGCAACCAACAGAGGAAAAGAGGCATCATCATGA
- the spo0A gene encoding sporulation transcription factor Spo0A has protein sequence MDKMRVILADDNREFADLLREHLDLQDDIEVTGVAYNGNEVIELLEKEKPDVLVLDIIMPHLDGLGVLEKLNGRPEPMPKIIMLTAFGQENITQRAVELGAAYYILKPFDMDVLTDRIRQMQGRPVTSTQGNAVAATGGRSDNLDAHITSVIHEIGVPAHIKGYLYLREAITMVYNEVELLGAITKTLYPRIAEKYNTTPSRVERAIRHAIEVAWSRGNMDSIRKLFGYTINVSKAKPTNSEFIAMVADKLRIEHKVG, from the coding sequence TTGGATAAGATGCGTGTGATACTGGCTGATGACAACCGCGAGTTTGCGGATCTTCTGAGGGAACATCTGGACCTTCAGGATGATATCGAAGTCACCGGCGTCGCTTATAATGGAAACGAAGTGATCGAATTGCTGGAGAAAGAGAAGCCGGATGTGTTGGTCCTGGATATTATCATGCCCCATCTGGACGGTCTCGGGGTTTTGGAGAAACTGAATGGACGGCCGGAACCCATGCCGAAAATCATCATGCTGACGGCATTCGGTCAGGAAAATATTACACAGCGGGCCGTGGAGTTGGGGGCGGCATACTATATCCTGAAGCCCTTTGACATGGATGTGCTGACGGACCGGATCCGGCAGATGCAGGGGCGCCCGGTCACATCCACCCAGGGGAATGCCGTGGCTGCGACAGGTGGACGGTCGGACAATCTGGACGCTCACATCACCAGTGTGATTCACGAAATCGGTGTTCCCGCTCATATCAAAGGTTATCTGTATCTTCGGGAAGCGATCACCATGGTCTATAATGAAGTGGAACTGCTGGGGGCGATCACGAAAACTTTGTACCCCCGGATCGCGGAAAAATACAACACCACTCCAAGTCGGGTCGAGCGGGCGATCCGCCATGCCATCGAGGTGGCCTGGAGCCGGGGAAACATGGATTCCATCCGCAAGCTCTTCGGATACACGATCAATGTCAGCAAAGCGAAGCCCACCAACTCTGAATTTATCGCCATGGTGGCGGATAAATTGAGGATTGAACATAAAGTGGGGTGA